In the genome of Carassius gibelio isolate Cgi1373 ecotype wild population from Czech Republic chromosome A25, carGib1.2-hapl.c, whole genome shotgun sequence, the window agttGATTAAGGCCTCAATTAATTAGCCTCAAAGGAGCCAAATTGCTTTATTAGACTTTTAATTAAGAGAAAATGTCCCAAAGCAGCTCTGAACATCTGGACAGCATATGAAGCCAATGCTCTCTGTAGGGCATCAGACTTGTCATGAAAGCTGTGTCATAAAAAATAGACAAAGCGATTTGCTTCAGTATCTCAAAGACCCTTAACACCCTTATGTTCTTGTGTCCCAAGGATGCCAttgatatcagattttttttctacgCCCGCTATTGAGTACTACTTGAGGTATTTTCTCAGTCTCGCCTTACAAATGGTTTTCAAAAGCAAAAATGCTATGAAATGCACATATTTTGTGGGAAAGTGCGGCATACTAGagcaaaacaatttttaaaatcttaataGGGTGGTGTAATTTTTAGATTTCAAGTCATTTTTAAGTCATCCTCGTTGAGAACCAATGCACTAAAGTGTACCATATCTGTGGAATGTGTTGTTATTTCCACCTAGTGACCAGTTCATTGAACAACACGTTTGTATGTTCTCTATTTTTCACAGGAAGGAGGCGAATGATATGAAATACACAGCTGAGATGGTAAAGGAGGCCTTGCAGGAGGCTTATCATGCTCAGAGTTCAGTAACCGAGGCACTGAAACAGGCCACTGCTGACATCAAGGGAACGCAACACTTGCTGGTCTCGGTAGTGTCTCGGTTACAAGTCATTTGTTCCAAGGGGATGATTTTAGgcttgttttcaacattatcaatATGGTGCATTTGGAAGTTTTATTTGAAGCCACTTTATGTGACTCTTTTGTAAAAAAGGTGGAGTCAGAGACGTCCGACTCAGAGCTAAAAGTGAGTAACGCCACCCGCAGGCTCCTGAAATTACAAAGCGATGTAGCTCTAGTGAAAGAAAAGGCTATCAACACCTCCACCAGTGCCATCAACACAGAGAAAGAGGCTGATAGCATCCATCCACTGGCTGACCAGCTCAAAAAGGTGCCTGAATTACCTGGACATGTTATGTCGTCTTTGGTATTAGGTTTTGCATTTGTAACCTTTTTGCATTTGTTATTTCTgggttaatacattttaaacattggaATTTAGACAAGAACTATCACACAACTGGTTCCAGTTTCATTTTTAGTGCTCTCACTTATGATGGGCACCACATTTTGGTGTTTTTCAGATCTTGAGAAGGGTTATGATGAATATCAGAAGCTGCTGGAGGACAAGTCAAATGAGCTGGTGGATCTGGAGAAGGCTGTGAAAGAACTGCTTCAGGAGATCAGTCACAAAGTCACCGTCTACAGCATCTGTCTGTTTTAACACTACTACAGACTGCATtaggaaaatatattaaattacctTCTGTGTTGAATCCCTGAGAAGTTTCTGTGAGTTTTACATCTGTTACAGCTACAGTTTTACCCATACATTTATATTGTAAGGGTATTACACACTTTTATGACCACAAGAGAATGTCatttggattttaaaacataGCAGACCAAAGAGTGAATGTAAGATATAGAACTAGGAGACTGCAATTTCAGTCGGCTCATTGTTTCAATTTAAGatgacaattaaaatgtaaagtaaaatatgtaatttttttacttttcatttactGATATCTGGACCAACTTGTAAATTCCATGAAAATTCAGTCAGAATAAACTCAAGCGAGAAATACAATGTGAAACGGTGTTATTGTTATAGTGTGAATTTGTTTGTATAAAATACAATCTGAGCACATGACTGCATTCTTACTAAACCTTAAAAGATGGAAGTAAAAGTGGAGACTTGTGTATTGTGGAAGAATCactctatattaaaaaaatatatttacattgtttattttcaattgcttgttttattgctATAATATGATCATGGATATGGTGCTGTGCTGTGCTGGACCTGGAGATGGCTGTAGAGTGTACTTTGATGATGAGGCTCTTAGGCTGTAGCTCTGACAATGCTGCTCAATGTGGTCATTAAATAACCATATCATAAGAGATGTTTGCTTGAGAATCAGACACTGCTCATGctgtatattttattacattataggGAGTTTAAGTAATTGTGATTAACTTCATTAAGTGAAGGATTCATCAGACGTTATAGTAAATTTAAATTGTTGGGATTAACAAACTTTATTAAAGGGTTACCCCACTGCAAAATGCAGAAACTATTCttacaatgcttttcatactttactggaccttgacactgttgtTTACCTGGCAGtctgggacagtctcaagcctcccaatTTTCTAGCGGGCGGCAAGTATAGAAGTCCAACTGGGATTACTCTCACCCACATCTGATGGGAGATTAAGACTTACTGCATTAGATGGGTAATCCTAGCCGGGTGGGGAGACAGAAAAGGAAaaccggtaacactttagaataaggttccattagttaatgttagttaatgtattaattaacatgaacaaacaatgaataatacatttattactgtatttattcatcttcgttaatgaaaatacagttattcattgttagttcatggtaattcacagtgcattaactagttttaacaagcacaacttttgatttaaataatgcattagtaaatgatgaaattaacatgaactaagacttataaatgctgtagaaggattgttcttgcttagttcatgttaacgaaagtagttaactaacattaactaatggaaccttattctaaagtgttaccggaaAACCTGACTGGGGGGACTCAGAATATCAAATAGGTAAGCCTTGCTAGGTGGGAGGGAAAGACATGAGGATAGCTGAAATGGCTTAAACAGCGTTCGGCAGGAGGTCAAGACTCAAGGCGTcggaaaaggaaaaggaaaggaaaggttgtctagccgggagacTCTCACCGACATCCAACGGGAGCTCAATATGCACagcatcgaatgggtaagcctctcTAGATGTAAGACTGAAAGGTAAAGTTGCGTGGCCAGGAAAATCTTGCCGGCATCTGAGCATAGAATGGAAAATATAAGTTTGTGTGGCCGGGAGGTTCTTGCCGGCATCAGAAGGGGGCTCAAAACTCACGGCATTGGATGGGTAAACTTTGCCAACCGTAGAGTGGAAAAggcaagtttttattattattattattattgttatattacacAAAATGATTACATTAAATAGTTTACTGACCAATAAGGGTTTggtctgcttttttaatgtgaaaCTGGTTAGTTCTGATGTAGCTTTGATAAGCTTTTGAAGACCATCTTCCTAGAGTTTGGATCTGTTCTTGCAGCATTCGACAGGAGTTCAATACTCACTGCACGGACAGGTAAGCAACACCGTTAGTTGAAATAAAACGGTCACTCGATCGGGAAAACTCTTGAAGCAGCTGCTGGATAACACTAAGAGGTGGATTAAACACAGAGTTTATAACATTGAAAAGAACTTTAGGAGTATGATGATAAGCAGTCCTTAAGAATGTTGAAGGAAATTTGTAGTTTGTCTTTTTTCTCCATCTATATCAGATGTTAAAGTCTATATTGGAATTAAGGAACTGATTTCAGAATAGTGCTTGGTAAGTTCTTCAGGAAAATAAGGCGAGTAGGCACAAGAATATCATCAACAGTATTTAAGGGGATAGAGGGCAGAGACATGTTAAGAATAATGggaaaataatcataaataaaggtttgaattaatttaatttctgttacAGAAAGCACAAACGACTAAATATTAAGTCCACGGTGTGACCAAAAATGTGGGTGGGGTGTGATTGACCCACTGCATCAAATTAGAAGAGTTTATTGTATTATGGAAATCAGATGTAAGTAGCTTTGAGGGACAGCataaaagaacattaaaatctCATAATATAAGAATATGATCATATTTAATAATGAGATCCCATACAAACTCAGAAAATTCCTCCACAAAACCTTTAGTTAAATGAGTtaaacatctgtgtgtggtggctcttgatgccttgaccccagcctcagtccttGTGAGGTTCACTAAAATTTGTTATTTGATTTAgattgacaatcctcataaggctgcggttctctcagttggctgtgcatctttttcttccacaatttttccttccactcaactgtCTGTAAACATGCTtgggatacagcactctgtgaacagccagcttctttggcaataaatgtttctggcttaccctccttgtgaagggtgtcaatgattgtcttctggacaactgttagAGTAGCAGACTTCCCCattattgtgtagcctagtgaacctaGTGAACTGAgagaaggctcaggaaacctttgcaggtgttttgagttaattagctgattggcatgtgaccatattctaatttattgagatattggtgggttttgttaaatgtgagccaaaatcatcacaattaaaagaaccaaaaacttaaactacttaagtctgtgtgcatttaatttatttaatacacaaaatatgagtcgaattagtgaaataaatgaacttttctacaacattctattttattgagatgcacctgtacctaaactcttacctttagtctgcaCCTGTTAACTTTAGTCTaaaactcttacctttagtcaaCAACTATTAACTTTAGTCTATAACTCTTACCTGTATTAAAGAGGATTTACCTGTACTCTACAACACTTACATTTATTCTACAACTCTTACCTGTATTTCACAGGACCTACCTGAAAACTTTCCTGTAGTCTGCGCCTGTTAACTTTAGTCTAGAACTCTTACCTGTATTTTACatctcttacctttagtctacaaCTCTTACATGTGTTTCACGTGACCTAGCTAAAATCTTACCATTAGTCTACAAATCTTACCTGTACTCTATAATTTGTACCTTTAGTCTACAACTCCTACCTTTACCTCAGTCTACAACTCTTACCTGTACTTTACCACTTTAAAATTTAGTATACAACTCTAACCTGTTTTTCACAGGACCTACCTGAACTCTTATCTTTAGTCTACAACTCTTATCTTTAGTCTGCACCTGTTAACTTTAGTCTACAAGTCTTATCTGTATTTCACAGGGCCTACCTGAACTCTTGCCTTTAGACTGCACCTGTAAGCTTAGTCTACAACTCTTACATTTAGTCTGCACCTGTTTTCTTTAGTCTACAACTCTTACCTGTATTTTATATGGCCTACCCAAACTCTTACCTGTATTTCAAGGGACCTTCTTGAACTCTTGCCTTTAGTATGCACCTGTAAACTTAGTCTACATCTCTTACATTTAGTCTGCACCTGTTTTCTTTAGTCTACAACTCTTAACTGTATTTTACATGGCTTACCTGAACTCTTACCTGTATTTCACGggacctacctgaactcttgccTTTAGTCTGCACCTGTAAACTTAGTCTACATCTCTTACATTTAGTCTGCACCTGTTAACTTTAGTCTACAACTCTTACCCTTATTTCACATGGCCTACCTGAAATCTTACCTGTATTTCACATGGCCTACCTGAACTCTTACCTTTAGTGTGCACCTGTTCACTTTAGACTACAATTCTTACCTTTACTCTGCACCTGTTAACTTTAGGCTACAACTCTTACCTGTACATTTTAACTCTTACCTGTATTCTACAGGACTTTCCTGTACTCTACTGCACTTACCTTTATTCTACAGCTCTTACCTGTATTTCACAGGACCTACCTGAACTCTTATCTGTAGTCTACAATGCTTACCTTTAGTCTGCACCTGTTAACTTTAGGCTACAACTCTTACCTGTTCATTATAACGCTTACCTGTATTCTACAGGACTTTCCTGTACTCTACAGCACTTACCTTTATTCTACAACTCTTACCTGTATTTCACAGGACCTACCTGAAATCTTACCATAAGTCTAAAACTCTTGGGCTGGATTCACAAAACatatttaagaataaaattcTCCTTAACTGCcaatttcttcttattttctaaCTTAAGAAAAATTTTAAGAACATTTTGTATTCCCCAAATAATCTTAAATATGTTATTATCTTTTTTCTTAAGATTGTTCTTAAGACAAAACCTAAGAAGAATTCAAATTCTTGAGAACGCATTTGCTGTAGAAGCGTGGGCTCACATAACGGAAGCGCTCACTCAGATGAAAGcgcaaaaacagcacaaactgaATGAAACGTATCACTGCAGCTTGAGACAGGCTATTTTAACAATAATTGTTCAAAAACAGGCCGCATTAAAAACATGAAGCTGAGCTCCAGTCAAAGTCGcgacaaaaataaacagtctatGTTGCTtgcttattatgattattagggtAATCTACCAGAAGCGCAAGGACACAATAGTGTGAGTTTAGCAGTGCCTCATGTGTTCATTCAGATAATGGCcgttattttctttttaagaaaaaaattaagatgttctTGAGAATATATTTGAGAACTCATTAAGAATTTTTCAAGAATTGCACTTAAGAACATTCTTACGAACTTTGTGGATTTTATCTTAAgaaatgtcttaatttatttcttaagaagtTTTTAGTGAATCCGGCCCCTTTCCTGTACTCTTAAACTTGCACCTTAAGTCTacaactcttacctttagtctacaaATTACCTGTACTTGAAATACCTGAAATACCTGAATTTGGAACTTTAGTCTACAACTCTTACTTACCTGTACTTTACAACTCTTGAATTTAGTATACAACTCTTACTTGTATTTTACAGGACCTATCTGATCTCTCAACTTTAGTCTACACCTGTTAAAGTGTAGACTTCCTCAGGTAGTAcaccgtactgcctgaggtcctcaggcagtacgggttggCAGGAACACAttcagcaccatcacactgaacactggggcccctcAAAGATGTGTGTTGAGCCCCCTCTTCTTCACTCTAGTGatccatgactgcacaccgtcacacaactccaacctcttcattaagtttgcggatgacacgactgtggtgggtctcattagcaacaaagatgagacaaactacaggagtgaggtgagccgtcTGGCCGGATGGTGTAGTCACAACTATCTCTCTCTGAAcatggagaagacgaaggagattgttgtagacttcaggagagaaCACACTCAGCACATTCCTCcaaccatcaacggtgcgactgtgaaGAGAGTGAgtagcaccaagttcctgggtgtgcaaaTCACAGAGgccctctcctggactgaaaacacaacagcactggccaagaaatcatagcggcgtctctacttcctccacaaactgagaagagccagagccccaccctccatcatgtacaccttctacagaggcaccattttgagagcatcctgacgagctgcatcaatgtgtggtatggcgccttcaacacgtcctgccgaaagactctgcaacgcatagtgagagcagttgagaagatcattggtgtctctctcccctccctccaggacatgtACGGGACCCGTATCACTCGCAAAGCCCTCTGTATCGCAAGTGATCCCACCCACCTGTCACACAACTTCTTCAGTCTACTGCTATCAGGGAGGAGACTACGGAGTCtgcaggccaggaccagcagactgaaggacagcttcctCCACCAGGCTGTCAGAAAGCTGAACTCGCTCCCGAAATTGCCCCTTCGTCCCTCTTCTGcaccaggcaccactgaactttGAATCCCCCCCCCTCAGATCCCAGGTCCTTCCACTCTCCCCCCCACTaatatacgatgacatgcaccagtcactttgtgcagcattggtctgcccGCTACCTCATTcaccatggaactgacgtcattctacTACcacatcagtcagttaaataaaataactgctcttgagcacTTTGTcaatttaatcagactgaataagcttcttttttgcactaaaaatctttcaTCTGCACTGTTTGCTCACTtcactgatttgcactctatctgccatgtgatttgcgctgctttatttaacttaatttttattttattttattatatgcctttttttacattccattattgtatagttgtatctacattttatatttgatctagatttttaggctctacttttaatgttatctgtatgcaccgggggtcttagagtaacgcaattttgatgctctgtatgtatgtactgtacatgtggaagaattgacaataaagcagacttaacttgacttgacttaactgtAGTCTACAACACTTAGTTTTTGTCTGTACCTGTTAATTTAAGTCTATAATTCTTACCTGTATTCTACAGGAGTTTCCTGTACTCTACAACTCTTACCTGTATTTCACAGGACCTACCTGAAATCTTACTATTAGTCTACAACACTTTCCTGTACTCTAGAACTTGTACATTTAGTCTGCACCAGTTAACTTCAGTCTACAATTCTTACATGTACTCTTAAACTTGTACCTTCAGTCTAAAACTATTACTTTTAGCCTGCAACTTAGCTGTACTCTAAAACTTGTACCTTTAGTCTACAACTTACCTGCGCTCCACAACCCTTACCTGCACTCTACAGCACCCCTTAGCAACTGCCATGAATGCACAAGCATGTGCCATTTGAACTGAGGGCTACTTGGGCTTTACCACAGGCACACTGAGGCATACTTGTGGCCTGGACTGATGCCGCAGTGCTGAGTGGTGCATGTACTGCAGCCGCGGCACTGAGGGATGtctgggctgtggcgctagggaGGGCTTGGATTGTGGCTctttgtcacggttggtaaaccgtggcaTCGTGTTTTGGACTATGTGGgtagagtgagtgtgtgtcttgcATCAGCACTGATTGTTACATGTGGGCGTCTCCCTTAATTGTTCATTATCACCAGCTGCAACTCATTACCCATTCCCTACatattgccctgtctttcgtcttgtgtttgtcagagcattgTATGCAGTCCCAGTGTTACTTCCTGGTTCTCTCGTTCATGTTCTTCTTGTTGATGGATTGTCTCGGAACCCCATCCACTCCTCACCTTCATGGCTCTCCcaccgcagttcctgtgtcacactcTTCTGCTGCCTACTTGCCAACACACCAGTGAGCATTGTCACTTACCGGATCGCTACCAGACCTACAGCATTCACCCAGTATCCTGTGTCCGTGTTATTTGTTTGTCTAACTGTCCAATAAATTCATATTAACTCTCACTTGCTTCCTCACCTCCTTCCAATCATCACACTCTTGTAATGTGTTTTTTAGCACTCAAGGACAGGTAATCGGACTCATGAACACTTTGCCAGCACTACATTGTTAGCAGCCATAAAACTACAATTACATCAACTTACTATGCTGATTTTACATAGTTGAGGCAAAGTTTTACTATTATGCCTGGTTTTGTTGggcataaaattatattttaacattaatttacagaAAAATGTAGAAATTACATGCATTATGCAACGTTAGAAATTACATTATGCAACACTGAGACGATTCAACCCTTCTAAAATCCAGAGAGTGCATAGTTTTTAGAATGTAATTTGGGACAGAATTAGAGACTTCATGGGCAGTGGCCACGACATGCGCTGCTTCATGACAGAGATTACTTTATGACCATAAGAAAATAATGTTCTATAAAGTATACATATGTATAGTATGAATGCAATCTGGACATACTACATGTATTCTAATGTGATCTATGGAGTGGGTTACATTGCTTTACTCTTATTCACTGCACAGAATCTCGTAAGAAGTAGTAGGTCGTCAGTTTACTTTTCATGAATGCCATGAATATGAACCTACGACTAATTTCAAATATGGCTTTTTTGCCTATAATATAGTATGGAAGTAGGCATATTCGAATGGTGGATGAAAGAAATCTCAGTCGCTCAGCCTGTGACAGGGACCTCAGGAAACTTTGGCCATAACAGGGGAGACCTCAAGCATCATTGGCTGTCACAGGGACCTCACTGAGTGTTGGCTAAGACAGGGACCACAGGGAGGCAATGGCTTTGAAAGGGACTTCAGTGAGCATAAGCTGTTACAGCGACTTCTGGAAGTGTCAGCCACCACAGGTATCTCAGAAGCCATGGCCAAGTCTGGTACCTCAGGGCCAAACCTCGAGCCTCTAATATGACTAATGGCCATATATTGAGAAAGCTATGGTTCAGTGCTTGCCAAATTTGCTCTCACAACTGTAtattgtgtgtgtctttgttatTGGACAAACTCAATTCAGATCTTACAATGTCTACAAATGAGCTGATGAGATGAAACAGATGTGTAAGTTGAGATAgacaaacaaaatgtgtgtgtgtgtgtgtgtgtgtgtatatatatatatatatatatatatatatatatatatatatatacaatatatatatatatatatatatatatatatatatatatatatatatatatatatatatatatatatatatacataatttcatgtaatatttattaaaataacaagattttgctaaataaataatctaggtcatgtattaaatttatatataatctgAGCTCAAATATGGAAGTGTGCTTAATGGGTATGTGAGTTTAATAGGTATGTTTACCCTAATTTTAATGGCTATTAAGGCCACCTGCCTGCACAACTACATACACTCTACATGTGGCTATACAATACAACACTTACATATACTCTTACACTTACCTGTACTATATAACACTTACCTGTACTACACAACTCTTACCTTTATTATAAAACACTTACCTGTATTATACAACACTCAGCTCTCTCAGAACTGAAAACCAATGCTGCAGTGAAATACTTTTCTCCTACGACACTAACCTGCTCTCTGACACAAGTAATTGCTCATCGTAAACCTTACCAGTGATGGACAGACTTTCAGCAGCACATCTCTGACTCTTCAGCAACATTTCTGGAGGATCCTACAGCAAAAGAATGAACGTGCAAATTGATAAATTAATACATTGAATAAAATAAGTGGTTTGCTGATGTGTTTTatacttaaagtttgtcttgaggaacttttttatctagtttcaCTCTATTTTCTCTAATAAAGTCCCCCACACTGCTGTTTGTGTGTTCGTGTGCGTTTACTCTTAATAGCAAGATACTGAGCGCCACCTTGCGTCTGTATCATCATACTGCAACTGTATTttaatcacaatattacatttctaTTGATGCAGCCATGCAAGTTTTGTACTGATctgaaaatgttataaaaaattataagtaGCACAAGATAATGAAATTTACATAACACATCTACATAACAATAATTCGGTTCAAACGGAAAGCGCCTTAATGACTGATATGCAGATGAAAACATTAAAGCAATAGGAAAACGTTACATAAGAAACGAGCATCTGCTCGACTCACCAGCAGCTGCAGATGTGAAAGCAGATGAAGAAAGAGAAGCAGCACAAACCGTCGATCATTCAGTTCAAACATTGCGCTCTGTGACGACACAAACCGCTCTTAGAACTTTCACGCTACGCGTTCTGCTCGATTTACTCTTTCATTAAACAGTGAGGAAATCtaacatatacaaaaaaacttaaaacacTTCCTGTTCccgaaagtaaaaaaaaaataaaaaatacccatTTCAAAATTCCATTGAGAATGAagaacatatttatatgtgtgAAGAAGGCTCATGTTGCatgttttgataaatgtttttgaTATTATATGGGCGAATTTAAAGCAGTTTGCCACAGAATCAGAAACTATGATAGAgctgaatatttttgttgttgtttgaagtTGAAAGTTATTGATCTGTGTGTTTATAGGCTACCAATTTATAGCATTTACATAGGGTTGCACCTTCAGCAAGACCAAAAGGGACATACATTCATTACCCACgaaaaaaggtatatatatatatatatatagtataaaataaataacctaacatgtaggcctatataaaatgaccactagatggcagcatatAAAAGGTTTCTGGGGGCACCACCGCAAACCGCAACACAAAATATAAAACGATGAACAGGCATTAGCAAGGGCTGTGTCCTGCAAAGTCAAGTGTgtttacatttccattttatttagtttcgttaGAGCTAGGGTCCTTTAAGACCTGTCAACAAAATAAGCATTTTCCACTGTAAAAGTCACCGAAAGTAGCCTACAAGCAGAAAATCCAGCTGTTGCTGAGCTCCATCATGTTGTCATTGTTAATGCAGCTCAGTTCACCTGTTTATTTTTAATACCCACTGGTTTGCTCATGTCAGCAAATTTCACTGTAGGGACATTTTAATGACAGACAAAATACGctccatattaaaaaaataataataataataatatttaaaaaactatataattgcaatatatatatatatatatatatatatatatatatatatatatatatatatatatatatatatatatgtatatatatatataaattataatttctattaattttaaaCAGTTAGTCACCTGACAGTAATAGCTGGACTTTTATTTGTGTTCtcatgttttaaaagaaataaattcataattttatgaGCACTTTTCCTTTGATGTTGGTACATACAGTAGCCCATTTTGCGATGGGCGAcattttttcatgtaaaaaataggctactcACCTGTAAAATTTATTCAGAAAATGCACAGTTAGAAAAATAAGTATCATGTGGACATCGGTAATACTCACATCGAAAAGACAAACAAGAGCAGAGGTCATGTGAAATAAATTATCAACTGTATCTAAATTATGAATGACCTTCATCTGGACGGCAAAGTCCCTGTGGCTTTAATGCGGAATTGAAGGGAGAGGCTGCGCGTTCACAATCCCTCCCCTTCCACTGTTGGAGCGGGAGCGCGCAGTGGATTCTGTCCGAACTCGAGCGCGAGGGGAAAACAGCTTCTGCACTGCTCAGCTTCACACGGACACTAAAATGTATCATCTGCCGTCTGCTAACCAAAACAGCAGAGACTTCCAACGGGATATAAAATGCTGCATCATGTTTTGGGATAATTTGGCATCTGagcattaattatatttaaaacatttcatcaaGTGTCGTGTTGACTGAAATCCGTGCGAGTGTTAGGAATATCACAGACAGGTAAGACAATGTGAGAAAGTTAAATCTTTTAAGCGTACAAAACATTTTTAGGAAGTAAGTAGAATCTTGAAACTTTGGTTTGTGCGGTTAAGGAAACAGTCGCTACAAATCTCGAGAAGttt includes:
- the LOC127946784 gene encoding laminin subunit beta-1-like isoform X2; this encodes MPLISDFFSTPAIEYYLRKEANDMKYTAEMVKEALQEAYHAQSSVTEALKQATADIKGTQHLLVSVESETSDSELKVSNATRRLLKLQSDVALVKEKAINTSTSAINTEKEADSIHPLADQLKKILRRVMMNIRSCWRTSQMSWWIWRRL
- the LOC127946784 gene encoding laminin subunit beta-1-like isoform X1 → MPLISDFFSTPAIEYYLRKEANDMKYTAEMVKEALQEAYHAQSSVTEALKQATADIKGTQHLLVSVVSRLQVICSKGMILGLFSTLSIWLLKLQSDVALVKEKAINTSTSAINTEKEADSIHPLADQLKKILRRVMMNIRSCWRTSQMSWWIWRRL